A single region of the Gorilla gorilla gorilla isolate KB3781 chromosome 1, NHGRI_mGorGor1-v2.1_pri, whole genome shotgun sequence genome encodes:
- the LOC129526842 gene encoding SLAM family member 5-like, which produces MGSCSKNRSFFWMTGLLVFISLLLSVCRTAANTSGAHGSAGKDSGAPIHLKGIRGGSVLFNALEKLRVDVGTELEEVLWALGTLTNHTQLLRVRRGADSPTWLKLQDKFKQRVHVPSMSSLRIENLAPEDSGQYFANITSTKGKGIFQVFYLTVYEPVPHPEFLAKSLSITPDLCNVTLECRAPGATEDLNVTWESKGLLTELEQRETPGPAPNPWTLAVNLPLCQCNTHLTCVVSNQVDQKAAILDLRKVCVQETGSHNMVRLLPGILGAVVGMLLVLGTGLYLLKTCGKKKKKMMNIGRGKELQENHGVDDGVNQYEDLRQQVFPKGKDKGIGEQYLEKRESLTPIYSEVHYHCPGQAIKIIRLEEATGSGTPRTPVL; this is translated from the exons GTGTCTGCAGAACTGCAGCCAACACTTCTGGAGCACATGGCTCTGCAGGGAAGGATTCTGGAGCCCCCATTCATCTGAAGGGCATCCGAGGAGGTTCTGTCTTGTTTAATGCGCTCGAGAAGCTCAGAGTAGATGTAGGCACCGAGTTGGAGGAGGTTCTATGGGCTTTGGGCACTCTGACAAATCATACACAGTTGCTGCGAGTCCGCAGGGGGGCCGACTCTCCAACCTGGTTGAAACTCCAGGACAAGTTCAAGCAGAGGGTCCATGTACCCAGCATGTCATCCCTGAGGATTGAGAACCTGGCCCCTGAGGACAGTGGGCAGTACTTTGCCAACATCACCTCTACTAAGGGAAAGGGGATTTTCCAGGTTTTCTACCTCACTGTCTATG AGCCTGTGCCTCACCCTGAGTTCCTGGCAAAGTCACTGTCTATCACACCAGACCTGTGTAACGTCACCCTGGAGTGTAGGGCTCCAGGGGCCACAGAAGACCTGAATGTGACTTGGGAGAGCAAGGGCCTCCTCACAGAGCTGGAGCAGAGAGAAACACCAGGACCAGCCCCCAACCCCTGGACACTGGCTGTGAACCTGCCCCTGTGCCAGTGCAACACCCACCTCACCTGTGTGGTCAGCAACCAGGTGGATCAGAAAGCTGCAATCTTAGACCTTAGGAAAGTCTGTGTCCAAG AAACAGGTTCACACAACATGGTTAGACTGCTCCCAGGCATCCTAGGGGCTGTTGTGGGTATGCTGTTGGTCCTGGGAACTGGGCTGTATCTTTTGAAGACAtgtgggaagaagaagaagaagatgatgaaTATAGGAAGAGGCAA AGAATTGCAGGAGAACCATGGGGTCGATGATGGTGTCAACCAATATGAAGATCTCAGGCAGCAAGTGTTTCCGAAGGGCAAGGACAAG GGCATCGGTGAACAATATCTGGAAAAAAGGGAGTCTCTCACTCCTATCTACAGTGAGGTTCATTATCATTGTCCAGGCCAGGCCATTAAGATCATTCGATTGGAGGAAGCAACAGGATCTGGCACTCCCAGGACACCTGTACTCTGA